The proteins below are encoded in one region of Limnohabitans sp. 63ED37-2:
- the asd gene encoding archaetidylserine decarboxylase (Phosphatidylserine decarboxylase is synthesized as a single chain precursor. Generation of the pyruvoyl active site from a Ser is coupled to cleavage of a Gly-Ser bond between the larger (beta) and smaller (alpha chains). It is an integral membrane protein.), which produces MMKIRQHFQKWILQEDLNFLLTNRIPRITLTRFMGWWSQIKHPWVVKSSMAVWGWFSDLDLSDAKLKKFDSLHACFTRELLPGARVVNPDPAFMTSPCDAIVGACGTITQGQVFQAKGFPYQLQTLLGTSERCHHWPAALEGGTYITLRLTSSMYHRFHAPHDVQLQHVTYISGDTWNVNPVALKRVQELFCKNERAVLHMQTQEGVPFLIVPVAAVLVASMRFHAVDVLLNLRYQGPNEMPCDAVYAKGQEMGWFEHGSTILVFVPKGFALADGIAPGVQIRMGQALLKIT; this is translated from the coding sequence ATGATGAAGATTCGCCAACATTTCCAAAAGTGGATACTGCAAGAAGACCTGAATTTCTTGCTCACCAACCGCATCCCGCGCATCACCCTGACCCGCTTCATGGGGTGGTGGAGTCAAATCAAACACCCCTGGGTCGTGAAGTCGTCGATGGCGGTGTGGGGTTGGTTCAGTGATCTGGATTTGAGCGATGCCAAGCTCAAAAAATTTGACAGCTTGCACGCTTGTTTCACGCGCGAATTGTTGCCCGGTGCACGGGTCGTCAACCCGGACCCTGCGTTCATGACATCGCCTTGTGACGCCATTGTGGGGGCCTGCGGCACCATCACACAGGGCCAGGTGTTTCAGGCCAAAGGTTTTCCTTACCAGCTGCAGACCTTGCTAGGCACCTCAGAGCGCTGTCATCATTGGCCTGCCGCGCTGGAGGGGGGAACCTACATCACCTTGCGTCTGACCAGCAGCATGTACCACCGCTTTCACGCACCGCACGATGTGCAGCTGCAGCATGTGACCTACATCTCCGGGGACACCTGGAATGTGAACCCGGTGGCTTTAAAGCGCGTACAAGAGTTGTTTTGTAAAAACGAACGGGCGGTGTTGCACATGCAAACGCAAGAGGGCGTGCCCTTTTTGATCGTGCCTGTGGCAGCAGTGTTGGTGGCCAGCATGCGTTTTCATGCCGTCGATGTGTTGTTGAATTTGCGCTACCAAGGCCCGAACGAAATGCCTTGTGATGCGGTCTATGCCAAGGGCCAAGAAATGGGCTGGTTCGAGCATGGCTCGACCATTTTGGTGTTTGTACCGAAGGGCTTTGCTTTGGCTGATGGCATTGCGCCCGGTGTGCAGATTCGCATGGGTCAAGCCTTGCTCAAGATCACTTGA
- a CDS encoding aminotransferase class III-fold pyridoxal phosphate-dependent enzyme produces MNPTWISLGVLAALAPSLHRRIQLSRAKHRSLAGHSRMAKRLARWLPGYSFDEAEFFGCDGAPSDIQAQRRAAFFTLANTLQTRHRLSIEATAAARENISDMQFVSAYRVPFQFSPVVREHLKVGSFWQSAQGVHVTDLDGQKFYDLTGSYGVNVFGADFYKRTMAEGMARTQALGPVLGSYHPVVADNANRLKAISGLDEVSFHMSGTEAVMQAVRLARYHTRRKNIVRFCGAYHGWWEDVQPGPGNPMPPRETYTLSDMSERSLQVLRSRKDIACVLINPLQALHTNTNAPGDSTLVDSSRRAAYDRAAYTAWLQALRQVCTERGIALIFDEVFLGFRLAAGGAQAYFGVQADLVTYGKTLGGGFPVGVVCGKREWMRRFDEKRPADICFARGTFNAHPAVMGAMSAFLEQLETPEVQAIYQGLDERWNARAALFNSTMQAHELPLQAANMSSVWTLFYTQPSRYNWMLQYYLRLHGLALSWVGTGRLIFSLNYSDADFESVLQKFVLAAQQMRQDGWWWHAPEITNKSIRRRILKETLFR; encoded by the coding sequence GTGAACCCCACTTGGATCAGTTTGGGCGTCCTGGCCGCTTTGGCCCCGAGCCTGCATCGGCGCATTCAACTCTCCCGGGCCAAACACCGCTCTTTGGCAGGCCACTCGCGCATGGCCAAGCGACTGGCCCGCTGGCTGCCGGGTTACAGCTTCGACGAGGCTGAGTTTTTTGGCTGTGATGGCGCTCCGAGCGACATTCAGGCGCAACGCCGTGCGGCATTTTTTACTTTGGCCAACACGCTGCAAACGCGGCATCGTCTGAGCATCGAGGCCACTGCTGCTGCACGCGAGAACATCTCGGACATGCAATTTGTCTCGGCCTACCGCGTGCCCTTCCAGTTCAGCCCGGTGGTGCGCGAGCACCTGAAAGTCGGCTCGTTTTGGCAGTCGGCCCAAGGCGTGCATGTCACAGACCTCGACGGCCAAAAGTTTTACGACCTCACCGGCTCTTATGGCGTGAACGTGTTCGGTGCCGATTTTTACAAACGCACCATGGCCGAGGGCATGGCCCGCACGCAAGCGCTGGGGCCAGTTCTGGGCTCTTACCACCCTGTGGTGGCTGACAATGCCAACCGCCTCAAAGCCATTTCCGGATTGGACGAGGTGTCGTTCCATATGTCGGGCACCGAAGCCGTGATGCAGGCCGTGCGGCTGGCCCGCTACCACACACGCCGCAAAAACATTGTGCGTTTTTGCGGGGCTTATCACGGCTGGTGGGAAGACGTGCAACCCGGTCCCGGCAACCCCATGCCCCCGCGCGAGACCTACACCCTGAGTGATATGAGTGAGCGCAGCTTGCAAGTGTTGCGCAGCCGCAAGGACATCGCCTGTGTGCTGATCAACCCCTTGCAGGCCTTGCACACCAACACCAATGCGCCGGGCGACTCGACCTTGGTCGACAGCAGCCGCCGCGCCGCTTACGACCGCGCGGCCTACACCGCTTGGCTCCAAGCCTTGCGCCAAGTCTGCACCGAACGCGGCATTGCCCTGATTTTTGACGAAGTCTTTTTGGGCTTCAGGTTGGCAGCAGGCGGCGCACAAGCCTACTTTGGCGTACAGGCCGACTTGGTCACCTATGGCAAAACACTGGGGGGTGGTTTTCCGGTGGGTGTGGTTTGTGGCAAGCGCGAATGGATGCGCCGCTTCGATGAAAAACGCCCTGCTGACATTTGCTTTGCACGAGGCACCTTCAACGCGCACCCTGCCGTCATGGGCGCCATGTCGGCATTTTTGGAGCAGTTGGAAACCCCTGAAGTCCAAGCCATTTACCAGGGCCTGGATGAACGCTGGAACGCCCGTGCCGCGCTGTTCAACAGCACCATGCAAGCGCATGAACTGCCCTTGCAGGCAGCCAACATGTCGAGCGTCTGGACACTCTTTTACACGCAGCCCAGCCGGTACAACTGGATGCTGCAGTACTACCTCAGGCTGCATGGATTGGCGCTCAGTTGGGTGGGGACGGGCCGTTTGATCTTCAGTCTCAACTACAGCGATGCCGACTTTGAATCGGTGCTGCAGAAGTTTGTGCTGGCGGCCCAGCAAATGCGCCAAGACGGCTGGTGGTGGCATGCACCAGAGATCACCAACAAGTCCATCCGACGCCGCATCCTGAAAGAAACGCTGTTTCGCTGA
- a CDS encoding glycosyltransferase family 4 protein, whose translation MLESDNASYLVENIVPANAPLRIAVVTETWPPEVNGVALTLSRLIQELSQRQHTIQLIRPRQDRHETESHREGWSELLLKGMPIPRYPQLKLGFPSKKSLIQAWTQQRPDLVHIATEGPLGWSALQAARVLRLPVTSDFRTNFQSYSKHYGVGWLQKPIVAYLRKFHNRTLCTMVPTQAMHDQLKLLGFNNLQVVARGVDTQLFTPNKRSPSLRSQWQVDDKTVVILSVGRLAAEKNLDLTVNTYQVLKQNKRPVRLVFCGDGPYRAKLQADCPDAIFMGMATHSQLAVAYASADLFVFPSLTETFGNVTLEALASGTPVLAFDCAAAKEVIKDEHNGWLVPGEDAQRFVLRALAITQNASTLRAAQQNAASSIQKWEWSSIATQVENMFRRVLSTESVER comes from the coding sequence ATGCTTGAATCAGACAACGCGTCCTATCTGGTCGAAAACATCGTTCCCGCCAATGCCCCCTTGCGCATTGCGGTGGTGACTGAAACCTGGCCACCCGAGGTCAATGGCGTTGCACTGACCCTGTCGCGTTTGATCCAGGAGCTGAGTCAACGCCAACACACCATCCAGCTCATCCGTCCACGACAAGACCGCCACGAAACCGAAAGCCATCGTGAAGGCTGGAGTGAGCTGCTGCTCAAAGGCATGCCCATCCCTCGCTATCCACAGCTCAAGCTGGGTTTTCCCAGCAAGAAGTCCTTGATACAGGCCTGGACCCAACAAAGGCCTGACTTGGTGCACATCGCCACCGAGGGGCCATTGGGCTGGTCCGCCCTGCAAGCGGCCCGGGTCTTGCGTTTGCCCGTCACCTCTGACTTCAGAACCAATTTCCAAAGCTACAGCAAACACTATGGCGTCGGTTGGTTGCAAAAACCCATCGTGGCGTACTTGCGCAAATTTCACAACCGCACCTTGTGCACCATGGTGCCCACCCAGGCCATGCACGACCAGCTCAAACTCTTGGGGTTCAACAACCTCCAGGTGGTGGCACGCGGCGTGGACACCCAGCTTTTTACCCCTAACAAACGCAGTCCCAGCTTGCGCAGCCAATGGCAAGTGGATGACAAAACGGTGGTCATCTTGTCGGTGGGGCGCTTGGCGGCTGAGAAAAATCTGGACTTGACGGTCAACACCTACCAAGTTTTGAAGCAAAACAAGCGCCCAGTCCGGCTTGTTTTCTGCGGCGATGGCCCTTACCGCGCCAAACTGCAGGCCGACTGCCCGGACGCGATTTTTATGGGCATGGCCACACATTCACAACTGGCCGTGGCTTACGCCAGTGCCGATCTGTTTGTCTTTCCCAGCTTGACCGAAACATTTGGCAATGTGACCTTGGAAGCACTGGCCAGCGGCACCCCAGTCCTAGCCTTTGATTGTGCTGCCGCCAAAGAAGTCATCAAAGACGAGCACAACGGTTGGCTCGTTCCTGGCGAAGACGCCCAACGTTTTGTTTTGCGTGCTTTGGCCATCACCCAAAATGCGTCGACTTTGAGAGCGGCACAACAGAACGCAGCCAGCAGCATTCAAAAATGGGAGTGGTCCAGCATCGCCACCCAAGTGGAAAACATGTTCCGAAGGGTCTTGTCAACGGAGTCAGTTGAGCGTTGA